AGCCAGATATAACCCCAGGCGAGACTGCTGAGCAGCCACGACGACGAGAGGCGCGCCAGCGCCAGCAGGCCGCCAAAAATCAGGCTGAAAATGGTGCCGAGCAGCGTCAGCAGCAGCGTCTGCCCCAGACCGTGCAGGATCACCGGATCGAAAAACCAGCGGGCGAACACGCCCCACTCCCAGCGCGGGTTCAGCGCCACCGACTCCACGACGCCAGCCAGAATAAACAGGGCGACGATCGCCCCGAACGTGCGGGCCGGATAGCGCGCCGGCACCACTTTTAACTGCTGATGTTCCCTGTTCATATTCTCTCCTCAACTCGCCTGAGCGACGCTGTTGACGTCGATAACCTTGGTAAATCGCAGACGACCGTCATAGGGCGGCTGCCCGTAACGCTCCAGGTCGCCGCTGAGGTCAAACTGCGGCTGATAGCCGAAGCTGCTGTAGAGACGCACCGCCTCCGGCTGGCGAAAGCCGGTGGTGAGGTAGAGCCGCCGGTAGCCGGCGCGCCGCGCGCGCCGCTCAAGCTCTTGCACCACCAGCAGCGCCAGCCCCTGACGCCGCAGATCGCCGCGCGTCCAGATGCGCTTCAGCTCGGCGGTCTCCGCATCAAACGGCTTGTAGGCGCCCATTGCGATAATCT
Above is a genomic segment from Pantoea agglomerans containing:
- a CDS encoding GNAT family N-acetyltransferase — its product is MSQQSFRDVSPEAPELQPILTGLFAFYESRYGDFFRHNQEVEKTEWYLPPRGLFIVLERDGEIIAMGAYKPFDAETAELKRIWTRGDLRRQGLALLVVQELERRARRAGYRRLYLTTGFRQPEAVRLYSSFGYQPQFDLSGDLERYGQPPYDGRLRFTKVIDVNSVAQAS